In Mixophyes fleayi isolate aMixFle1 chromosome 4, aMixFle1.hap1, whole genome shotgun sequence, the following proteins share a genomic window:
- the LOC142149575 gene encoding uncharacterized protein LOC142149575 — protein sequence MWCAQFSELVSASVIMFILCYEKNGDVDAFLRGFEKTCRQYGLAKDHWAQYLTPGLRGKALEAFADLPPEMDGNYEAIKSALLQRFNITPEAHRQKFRDLKRSASDTYSGLVAQLCASFKQWVGGLQITTFDALQDLMIQEQFLTLCPADVKEWVVDRDPASSAEAARLADKYTVTRAPAAKRGTFVPGHSAWKGERPGGAPSPAVVSSSFGRVGAKLVQGDTRRCFICNRTGHLNAACPDRKTSTASTVGPPPPRSAPAVLCVAGSQVSRNDNLQTVTVGDKVTVGLRDTGADVTLVRSELVGSSDIIPGKTIAVRGVGGIHPAVPMARVYLDWGAGRGLREIGVSDNIPTNVLLGTDLGRMLSRYVASSDVVDSELNHVFSQVSGCDRENVCSVVSEVCKLGCEKENDCSIVFDLGQLSVSKELGDVTISSVVRGPLDLIKEDWEGKLITPETSVVHYVVQFRERMQSLMGMVHSNLKAAQTKQKQWMKNAPASFQRLVDSLLEGQERYAVAYLDDIAVFSQTGKNI from the exons ATGTGGTGTGCTCAGTTTTCAGAACTTGTCAGTGCCAGTGTGATCATGTTTATACTATGCTACG AAAAAAACGGGGATgtagatgcttttttgcgaggatttgaaaagacgtgccgacagtatggactggccaaagatcattGGGCACAATatctaacccctggtttgcgaggtaaagcattagaggcctttgcagatcttccacctgagatggacggaaattatgaggcaatcaaaagtgccctgttgcaacgttttaacatcaccccagaggcgcataggcagaaattcagagatttaaaacgcagtgcctctgacacatattcaggactggtggcccagctgtgtgcttccttcaaacagtgggttggagggctacagatcaccacctttgatgctctgcaagatttgatgatccaggagcagtttctgactttgtgcccagctgatgtgaaggaatgggtagtggatcgggaccctgcatcatctgcggaagcagctagactggctgacaagtacactgtcacccgggcccctgcagctaaaagaggaacttttgtgccaggacaTTCTGCCTGGAAAGGGGAGCGGCCCGGAGGAGCACCTTCACCTGctgttgtttcttcatcttttgggagggtgggggccAAGCTTGTTCAGGGAGACACCCGccgttgttttatttgcaacaggacAGGGCACCTCAATGCCGCCTGTCCAGACCGAAAGACATCTACAGCCTCCACTGTGGGACCACCTCCTCCCCGGtctgctccagctgtcctgtgtgttgcgggatcccaagtgagccggaatgacaatctgcaaacggtcactgtcggtgacaaggtaactgtggggttaagagacacgggTGCTGATGTTACCCTGGTGCGTTCAGAGTTGGTGGGGTCATCGGATATAATTCCAGGGAAAACTATTGCTGTGCGCGGGGTGGGAGGAATACACCCTGCTGTGCCTATGGCCCGGGTCTATCtggattggggtgctggaagaggtctaagggaaatcggggtatcggacaatattcctacaaatgttttgcttggaactgatttaggcaggatgttatctcgttatgttgctagtagtgatgttgtggactctgaacttaaccatgttttttcccaggtatcaggatgtgacagggaaaatgtttgttcagttGTATCTGAAGTCTGTAAACTAGGATGTGAGAAGGAAAATGATTGCTCAATTGTATTCGACCTAGGTCAACTGTCTGTATCCAAGGAGTTAGGGGATGTAACTATTTCCTCAGT GGTGCGCGGTCCCTTAGATCTGATCAAAGAGGATTGGGAAGGGAAATTAATCACCCCCGAAACGTCCGTGGTCCACTATGTGGTGCAGTTCAGGGAGAGGATGCAATCCCTAATGGGGATGGTGCATAGTAATCTGAAGGCTGCCCAGACTAAGCAGAAGCAATG gatgaaaaatgcccctgcctcCTTCCAGCGACTTGTTGATAGCCTGCTAGAGGGCCAAGAGAGGTATGCGGtagcctacctagatgacattgctgtgtttagtCAGACTGGGAAGAACATTTGA